In the Thermodesulfovibrio yellowstonii DSM 11347 genome, one interval contains:
- the speE gene encoding polyamine aminopropyltransferase: MKNCKWYIEQTSEDEIIFHSLKEIIYSENSPYQRIEIVHFGNLGRCLLLDGKMQSSEVDEFIYHEALVHPVMLLSESVDKVLIAGGGEGATLREVLKHPVNEVVMVELDESVITIAKQYLPEWNSGAFDDPRVRLVIDDARSYIEKTKNYFDVIIIDLPEPAEGGPAYLLYTKEFYEKVKEALTEKGMMVTQSASASVNNLRVFVSIVSTLKQVFPYVRPYITYVPSFFAPWGFVLVSKKINPDEYVNRINEKLNSVGESLKFYDMDSHTSMFYLPKHIKKAFEKEGIVIHDDSPLSFY, from the coding sequence ATGAAGAATTGCAAGTGGTATATTGAGCAAACATCTGAGGATGAGATTATATTTCATTCTCTTAAGGAGATAATATATAGTGAGAACTCTCCTTATCAGAGGATTGAAATAGTCCATTTTGGTAATCTTGGCAGATGTCTTCTTCTTGATGGTAAAATGCAGTCTTCTGAGGTTGATGAATTTATTTATCATGAAGCATTGGTTCATCCTGTTATGCTTCTAAGTGAATCTGTAGACAAGGTGCTCATAGCAGGCGGTGGAGAGGGAGCTACTTTGAGAGAGGTATTGAAACATCCTGTTAATGAAGTCGTCATGGTAGAGCTTGATGAATCAGTTATTACAATTGCTAAACAATATCTTCCAGAATGGAATAGCGGTGCTTTTGACGATCCGAGGGTCAGGTTGGTTATAGATGATGCAAGGTCTTATATTGAAAAAACAAAAAACTATTTTGATGTAATAATAATAGATTTACCTGAACCAGCAGAAGGAGGACCTGCTTATCTGCTCTATACTAAGGAGTTCTATGAAAAAGTAAAAGAAGCTCTCACAGAAAAAGGCATGATGGTTACGCAATCTGCTTCTGCTTCTGTAAATAACTTAAGGGTTTTTGTTTCAATTGTTTCTACTCTTAAACAGGTATTTCCATATGTTAGACCCTATATTACCTATGTGCCTTCTTTTTTTGCTCCATGGGGATTTGTTCTTGTTTCTAAAAAAATTAATCCTGATGAGTATGTAAATAGAATAAATGAGAAACTCAATTCTGTGGGAGAAAGTTTAAAATTTTACGATATGGATAGTCATACATCTATGTTTTATCTTCCAAAGCATATCAAAAAAGCTTTTGAAAAAGAGGGGATAGTCATACACGATGACTCCCCTCTTTCTTTTTATTAA